The nucleotide sequence CGGTCTTGCTATATCGCTATTGATTGTTGGTGCTACAGCATTCAGTGTCAGTGCTGAAACAATCCGTATTTCAATTGGAACGCAAGACCAAGTTATTAACACAGCCGTGGGGGGGGCAACCGTTCGCGAATTAGAACTCTTAGAAAAGTACCTACCCACCACCGGTCAGTATGAAGGAGTCGACTACAACATCGAGTGGTCGAGTTATACTTCTGGCCCGCCCATCACCAATAAGATGCTGGCCAATCAGATCGATATTGGCTTGATGGGGGATTTCCCTGCTGTAATTAATATGATTACTTTTCGCCAGGAAAGTGACATCGAATCAATCTACATCGGTACGTTAGCCTACAGCCCAAATGGTGCGGGGAACGCAGTTGTCGTGCCCAAGGCTAGCGATGTAACGTCGTTAGAAGATTTAGAGGGTGCGACGATTTCTGTTCCATTTGGTTCAGCTGCCCACGGGATGGTGCTCAAGGCTCTTCAAGATGCTGGAATCGATCCAGAAAATGATGTCAGACTGATCAGTCAAGCCCCAGAGGTGGGTGGCACCAGTCTGCGCACGGGACAAATTGACGCTCATGCAGATTTTGTGCCGTTTGGGGAACTATTCCCCTTCCGAGGGTTTGCCAGAAAGATCTTTGATGGCGCTCAAACCGGCGTCCCGACCCTACACGGCATTGTAGTGCGTAGCGATTTTGCCCGAGAGCATCCCGAAATTGTGGTTGCTTTCCTCAAAGCAATGC is from Synechococcus sp. PCC 7336 and encodes:
- a CDS encoding ABC transporter substrate-binding protein, whose product is MIATRCLKGARGLAISLLIVGATAFSVSAETIRISIGTQDQVINTAVGGATVRELELLEKYLPTTGQYEGVDYNIEWSSYTSGPPITNKMLANQIDIGLMGDFPAVINMITFRQESDIESIYIGTLAYSPNGAGNAVVVPKASDVTSLEDLEGATISVPFGSAAHGMVLKALQDAGIDPENDVRLISQAPEVGGTSLRTGQIDAHADFVPFGELFPFRGFARKIFDGAQTGVPTLHGIVVRSDFAREHPEIVVAFLKAMLEANQTFRDSPEAISAQIEDWSGIDKEVVYMFLGPSGLQPLDPTIRPVHLEALQSSIATLISLGKVDEGINPEDVNGWVDESFLTQAMAEMGLGYDEVVAAGQNYQIEGSDALTSEPIEDPKMAAQFWVQGEETVTHFASIQNMIGGLAQLLDEGKAADVMFVHDRENGWKLFAENSYYVRDGEEISAFLLKEDADSYAASVGAEVTDFRALQEAVTASQEIANRDLAE